One Desulfobulbus oligotrophicus DNA segment encodes these proteins:
- the hybA gene encoding hydrogenase 2 operon protein HybA has product MTINRRDFLKFSAGTGLMLSAGAESARAAKTPELPPEAVGILYDSTLCIGCMSCMVNCKKANSEPGGALFHKNTAGKIPFEYTEEDHIYDAPESLSAKTLCIIKALYNEETAAPVNPGEQSKSFIKMHCLHCLEPACVAVCPVAALQKNPETGIVTYNKNRCFGCRYCQVACPFGIPMYEWEKASPSVVKCQLCNHLYAQGRYSACCEFCPTGASIFGKVKDLQAEAQRRLALKPGDVYAYPVKRVDGDERTEKVVDTYVNHIYGLNEAGGTQYLFLAGVSFDKLGFNPRITDQVYPDFTWDYVSHVPALIGALLVAGTVTRLVTQRLDKKKNDADQGDDAS; this is encoded by the coding sequence ATGACGATCAACAGACGAGACTTTCTTAAGTTTTCCGCCGGAACGGGGCTGATGCTCTCGGCCGGGGCCGAGTCTGCCCGGGCGGCAAAGACTCCGGAACTACCACCTGAGGCGGTCGGTATCCTCTATGACTCAACGCTGTGCATTGGCTGTATGTCGTGCATGGTCAACTGCAAAAAGGCCAACTCCGAGCCCGGTGGTGCGCTCTTCCATAAAAACACTGCAGGCAAAATTCCCTTCGAATACACTGAAGAAGACCATATTTACGATGCGCCCGAGAGTCTGTCCGCCAAAACTCTGTGCATCATAAAGGCTCTGTACAACGAAGAGACGGCTGCACCGGTCAACCCCGGTGAGCAGAGCAAGAGCTTCATCAAGATGCACTGTCTGCACTGTCTTGAACCGGCCTGTGTTGCTGTGTGTCCGGTGGCGGCACTGCAGAAGAATCCGGAGACCGGTATTGTCACCTACAACAAAAACCGGTGCTTTGGTTGTCGGTACTGTCAGGTTGCCTGCCCATTCGGCATACCGATGTACGAGTGGGAAAAGGCGTCTCCTTCCGTGGTCAAGTGTCAGCTGTGCAACCATCTCTATGCCCAGGGCAGGTATTCGGCCTGCTGTGAGTTCTGTCCGACCGGTGCTTCGATTTTCGGCAAAGTGAAGGATCTGCAGGCGGAGGCTCAGCGACGTCTGGCGCTGAAACCCGGCGACGTGTATGCGTATCCGGTGAAGCGGGTCGACGGTGACGAGCGTACCGAAAAGGTTGTTGATACCTATGTCAATCATATCTACGGCCTTAACGAAGCCGGTGGCACCCAGTATCTCTTCCTGGCCGGAGTCAGCTTTGACAAGCTGGGCTTCAATCCCAGGATTACAGACCAGGTGTATCCTGATTTCACGTGGGATTACGTTTCTCATGTTCCCGCACTGATCGGCGCTTTGCTGGTGGCCGGCACGGTGACCCGACTGGTGACCCAGAGGTTGGACAAGAAGAAGAACGATGCCGACCAGGGGGATGATGCATCCTGA
- a CDS encoding nickel-dependent hydrogenase large subunit: protein MTKKITIDPVTRIEGHLRIDCEIDNGKVSNAWSSGQMWRGIEIILQGRDPRDAWAYTQRICGVCTTVHAVASVRAVEDALKMEVPLNAQYIRNMIIGAHNIFDHMVHFYQLSALDWVDIVSATTADVEATAALGQRLSDWKGNSVQEIRATQDRLKKFISSGQLGIFASGYWGHPAMKLSPEVNLLAVTHYFQALTCQRKVNQIVAILGSKTPHIQNLVVGGVTNPLNPDSPANLTIEKLFHIKTVIDEVGDFIRQAMLTDVAAIGAFYADWTTYGAGVTNYLAVPDMPMDTKGTVYTLPGGYIPDGDVSRFTPLVTQHEKTLYDGVKESIKHAWYNGNWDRSPFEGETVPNYTGFDPEKKYSWVKAPTYLGKPAQVGPLAHVLTMYLAGHATTQKYVDQTLKTVSAIAGTTVGIDALHSTIGRIAARVIRSAVLHETLTIQWQALIDNIGKGDLNTFNPPVFPRGEQRGIGFHEASRGMLSHWVIIENGKIRNYQAVVPSTWNAGPRNDQGALGPYEASLVGNPVADPELPLEVLRTIHSFDPCIACAIHLVDGKKTPLAKVKVL from the coding sequence ATGACCAAAAAAATAACCATTGATCCGGTTACCAGAATCGAGGGGCATCTACGGATTGACTGTGAAATCGATAACGGCAAGGTGTCTAATGCCTGGTCTTCCGGTCAGATGTGGCGGGGAATTGAGATCATCCTTCAGGGGCGTGATCCCCGGGATGCCTGGGCGTACACCCAGCGTATCTGCGGTGTCTGTACCACGGTGCACGCCGTGGCCTCGGTCCGCGCCGTTGAGGATGCCCTGAAGATGGAGGTCCCGCTCAATGCCCAGTATATCAGGAATATGATCATCGGTGCCCACAACATCTTTGACCATATGGTGCATTTCTACCAGCTCAGTGCTCTGGATTGGGTTGATATCGTGTCAGCCACCACGGCTGATGTCGAGGCAACAGCTGCGTTAGGGCAGCGGCTGTCCGACTGGAAAGGCAACAGCGTTCAGGAGATCAGGGCAACACAGGATCGCCTGAAAAAATTTATCAGTTCCGGCCAGCTGGGTATCTTTGCCAGCGGTTACTGGGGACATCCGGCAATGAAACTGTCGCCGGAGGTGAATCTGCTGGCTGTTACCCATTACTTTCAGGCGTTGACCTGCCAGCGTAAGGTCAATCAGATTGTGGCCATTCTCGGCAGTAAGACGCCGCATATTCAGAACCTGGTGGTTGGTGGTGTGACCAACCCCCTTAACCCGGACAGTCCGGCCAATCTCACCATTGAGAAGCTCTTTCACATCAAGACCGTCATCGATGAGGTCGGTGATTTTATCAGACAGGCCATGCTCACCGATGTGGCGGCGATAGGTGCCTTTTATGCGGATTGGACCACCTATGGTGCCGGAGTAACCAATTATCTGGCAGTGCCCGATATGCCGATGGACACCAAGGGCACTGTCTATACCCTGCCGGGAGGATATATCCCGGATGGAGATGTATCCAGATTTACCCCACTGGTCACTCAGCATGAGAAGACGCTGTATGACGGCGTCAAAGAGTCGATTAAACATGCCTGGTACAACGGCAACTGGGATCGTTCACCTTTTGAGGGCGAAACCGTGCCCAACTACACCGGCTTTGATCCTGAGAAGAAGTACTCCTGGGTCAAGGCACCGACATACCTGGGGAAACCGGCACAGGTCGGTCCACTGGCTCATGTGCTGACCATGTACCTTGCCGGGCATGCGACCACCCAGAAGTATGTGGACCAGACCTTAAAGACGGTCTCAGCCATTGCGGGCACCACGGTGGGAATCGATGCACTGCATTCAACCATCGGCCGGATCGCCGCTCGTGTGATACGCAGTGCTGTGCTTCATGAAACCCTTACCATTCAATGGCAGGCCCTGATCGACAATATCGGTAAGGGCGACCTGAACACCTTCAATCCGCCTGTGTTCCCAAGAGGTGAACAACGCGGTATCGGTTTTCATGAGGCCTCCCGTGGCATGCTCTCCCACTGGGTGATCATTGAAAACGGGAAGATCAGGAACTATCAGGCGGTGGTACCCTCCACCTGGAACGCCGGGCCGAGAAATGATCAGGGTGCCCTTGGACCGTATGAGGCCTCGCTGGTGGGGAACCCGGTTGCCGATCCTGAACTTCCTCTTGAGGTGCTGCGCACTATCCACTCGTTTGATCCCTGTATAGCCTGTGCCATACACCTGGTTGACGGGAAGAAAACGCCGCTTGCCAAGGTGAAAGTGCTGTGA
- the pyrC gene encoding dihydroorotase: MEITLETPLDMHLHLREQEMLTLVAPFSAAQFAGGVIMPNLVEPVDSLQRLRAYRSAILTACDGAVFHPYMTLFFRDYSQQELMAARDAIIGLKLYPAGITTQSEAGVRNFDQIEKTVALLEELDIPLLIHGESSGFVMDREQEFLPVYERLATTFPRLRIVMEHITTADALTLLDRFDNVAATITLHHLLITLDDVAGNLLQPDLFCKPIAKTPRDREALRRAVLDGHPRLMFGSDSAPHPRHRKECLGCAAGIFSAPVALPALVQLFEEADCLDRLPIFVSTNAQRFYRITPPAKTVHLERLPWQVPKHYETVAPFLAEKTIAWRLKPSGSD; this comes from the coding sequence ATGGAAATTACGCTAGAAACCCCTCTTGACATGCATCTTCACCTGCGGGAACAGGAGATGCTGACCCTGGTCGCCCCGTTCAGTGCCGCCCAGTTCGCCGGTGGCGTCATCATGCCGAACCTGGTGGAACCCGTTGACAGCCTGCAGCGGCTGCGAGCGTACCGTTCAGCTATCCTGACAGCCTGCGATGGTGCCGTCTTTCACCCCTACATGACCCTCTTTTTCCGGGACTACTCACAACAGGAACTCATGGCCGCCAGAGATGCAATCATCGGCCTCAAGTTATATCCCGCCGGTATCACGACACAGAGCGAAGCCGGTGTCCGCAATTTCGACCAGATAGAAAAAACCGTCGCCCTTCTGGAAGAGCTGGACATTCCGCTGTTGATCCATGGTGAAAGCAGTGGCTTTGTCATGGACAGGGAACAAGAATTTTTACCTGTCTATGAACGGCTTGCCACAACCTTTCCCCGTCTGCGCATCGTCATGGAGCACATAACCACCGCTGACGCCCTCACATTGCTCGACCGATTTGATAACGTGGCCGCCACCATCACCCTCCATCACCTGCTGATCACCCTGGATGATGTGGCCGGGAACCTGCTGCAGCCCGATCTCTTCTGTAAACCCATAGCCAAAACCCCCCGTGACCGCGAGGCCCTGCGGCGGGCAGTCCTGGATGGGCATCCCCGCCTCATGTTCGGCTCTGATTCCGCCCCTCATCCCAGACACCGCAAGGAATGTCTCGGTTGCGCTGCCGGTATTTTTTCTGCGCCGGTGGCCCTGCCTGCCCTGGTACAGCTGTTTGAAGAGGCCGACTGCCTGGACAGACTCCCCATCTTTGTCAGCACCAATGCGCAACGTTTCTACCGGATCACGCCACCGGCAAAAACCGTGCATCTCGAACGTCTT
- a CDS encoding hydrogenase small subunit, with amino-acid sequence MKSKVVDGSVHLLNSVNRRDFMKFCTAVAASMGLPMTVVPQIAEAVTSPKRPSVIWLSGQQCTGCVESLLRTGHPTLETLILDLISLEYSETLNAGAGHQAEAHLAKAIEENKGKFILVVDGSIPVKDGGVYCMIGGRPVVDILKEMAPLAAAVIAIGSCAAWGGVPSADPNPTGATPVYEILKPQNIPVVNIPGCPPNPYNFLSTVIHFLTFGKLPALDDKGRPMFAYSRIIHENCERRPHFDAGRFAEEFGDAGHRQGYCLYKLGCKGPETYNNCSSLDYNDTPGCWPVATGAPCFGCSEEKVGFHVPLFTKAKVVFPTPPAQQPTTVPEKGSGAKNFAYGVAGAAVGAAAVALSQRGGKGDDSSQAGG; translated from the coding sequence ATGAAGTCAAAGGTCGTTGACGGTAGCGTTCATCTGCTGAACAGCGTGAACCGTAGAGATTTCATGAAATTCTGCACGGCCGTGGCTGCGTCAATGGGATTGCCGATGACGGTGGTTCCTCAGATTGCCGAAGCGGTTACCTCACCGAAGAGACCTTCTGTGATCTGGCTTTCCGGCCAGCAGTGCACCGGCTGTGTGGAGAGCCTGCTCCGCACCGGCCACCCGACGTTGGAAACTCTGATCCTTGATCTGATCTCCCTTGAGTACTCTGAAACACTCAATGCCGGAGCCGGGCATCAGGCGGAAGCACACCTGGCCAAGGCCATTGAAGAGAACAAGGGCAAGTTCATACTCGTGGTGGACGGCTCCATCCCGGTCAAAGACGGCGGAGTCTACTGTATGATCGGCGGCAGGCCGGTGGTGGATATTTTAAAAGAGATGGCACCTCTTGCCGCCGCGGTTATTGCCATCGGTTCCTGTGCGGCCTGGGGCGGGGTTCCTTCGGCAGATCCCAACCCGACAGGGGCGACTCCGGTGTACGAGATTCTCAAACCGCAGAACATACCGGTGGTCAACATTCCCGGCTGTCCGCCCAACCCGTACAACTTTCTCTCAACAGTTATTCATTTTCTGACCTTTGGCAAGTTGCCCGCACTGGACGACAAGGGCCGCCCCATGTTTGCCTACAGTCGTATTATCCACGAGAACTGTGAGCGCCGACCCCATTTTGATGCCGGTCGTTTTGCCGAGGAGTTCGGTGATGCCGGTCATCGTCAGGGCTACTGTCTCTACAAACTCGGCTGTAAGGGACCGGAGACATATAATAACTGCTCCAGTCTGGACTATAACGACACGCCCGGCTGCTGGCCGGTGGCAACCGGAGCCCCCTGTTTTGGCTGCTCTGAGGAGAAAGTCGGCTTCCACGTCCCGTTATTTACCAAAGCCAAGGTCGTTTTTCCCACCCCGCCTGCTCAGCAGCCTACGACAGTCCCTGAGAAAGGTTCGGGTGCCAAGAATTTTGCCTATGGGGTTGCCGGAGCGGCTGTAGGCGCAGCGGCTGTTGCTCTTTCCCAGAGAGGCGGCAAGGGTGATGATTCCTCACAGGCAGGAGGATGA